The following coding sequences lie in one Bacteroidales bacterium genomic window:
- a CDS encoding SMP-30/gluconolactonase/LRE family protein yields MEKIIISGLFFFAVLFTANGQKKQQIIAPEAKVEKLAEGFSFTEGPAVDKKGNVYFTDQPNNRILKWTTDGELIVFHENTGRANGMYFDKNGHLLSCSDMDNEIWSFDMDGKHAVLLTNYEGKKLNGPNDLWVHPKGGVYFTDPLYKRNYWTRDPKMQQDGEHVYFLSADLKTVTRVADDLKKPNGIIGTPDGKRLYVADIGDSKTYMYDILSDGSLTNKQLFAPMGSDGMTIDQKGNIYLTGKGVTVFNAKGEKIEHIPVDANWTANVCFGGKDMKTLFITASQYLYGLRMNVKGVR; encoded by the coding sequence ATGGAAAAAATAATCATTTCAGGCCTTTTCTTCTTTGCTGTTCTTTTTACGGCAAACGGGCAAAAAAAGCAACAGATCATCGCTCCGGAAGCAAAAGTAGAAAAATTGGCAGAAGGGTTTAGTTTTACAGAAGGACCGGCTGTAGATAAAAAAGGAAATGTCTATTTCACAGATCAACCTAATAATCGCATCCTTAAATGGACAACAGACGGTGAACTAATTGTATTCCATGAAAACACCGGTCGTGCTAACGGAATGTATTTTGATAAAAACGGACATTTATTATCATGTTCCGATATGGACAATGAGATCTGGAGTTTTGATATGGACGGAAAACATGCTGTTTTGCTCACCAATTATGAAGGGAAGAAATTAAATGGCCCGAACGACTTATGGGTACACCCGAAAGGAGGAGTATATTTTACAGATCCCTTATATAAACGGAATTACTGGACCCGCGATCCGAAAATGCAACAAGATGGCGAACATGTTTACTTTCTTTCCGCAGACCTGAAAACCGTAACAAGGGTAGCCGACGACCTGAAAAAGCCGAACGGGATCATCGGGACACCGGACGGCAAAAGGCTATATGTAGCTGATATAGGTGACAGTAAAACGTATATGTATGATATTCTTTCCGACGGATCATTGACTAATAAGCAGTTGTTTGCTCCCATGGGATCGGATGGAATGACCATCGATCAAAAAGGAAATATCTACCTTACCGGAAAAGGAGTTACTGTCTTTAATGCTAAGGGAGAAAAAATAGAACATATTCCCGTAGATGCCAACTGGACCGCTAATGTATGTTTTGGCGGAAAAGACATGAAAACTTTATTCATTACAGCTTCACAATATTTGTACGGGCTACGTATGAATGTAAAAGGAGTCAGGTAA